The following nucleotide sequence is from Ornithodoros turicata isolate Travis chromosome 2, ASM3712646v1, whole genome shotgun sequence.
tacagtacctttaaaatttGGGCAGGTTGGTAATCCATTTAAAAgtgataaaaccccagtgcttggtAAAAAGGACAAAGGACAAGACAGGTAAAAGACACACGACGACCgcactgaactgccaaccaagGGTTTATTGCATGAAAGTGAGACCTATTTATATTCTACTGCGGGGTAACCACGGGAGGTGAAAAAATCTTTCATTTTGGCAAGTTGGTTTAAAAAATCTGAATCTTCACTGCAAATGCGGCGCAGTCGTAAGAATTGTGAAAAGGGAATAGAATCCTTGACATGTCTTGGGCGGCATGTAGTGTAGTGTGTGTAGTGTCTTGGGCATGTAGCCGCGTTGCGGCTTATCCCAGCAACCTCCAGCAAAAAATCATCATTGCTTTAACAGTTGAGTATCACCAAGCCATCTCTAACTTGATGCGACAAATCAAGTCCGGCTCGGAGGACCTTTTCAATTCCGGACAGCTCTACACTGGCACGACAATTTCCTACAGACGCCCTCCAAACCTGAGAGCCGTTCTTGTCCGCAGCCGCATCCAAAAAGAtgacgaagaagaaaacgggACGTTTCCTTGCCAGGGACCACGGTAtactgcatttccaagcaagcgccaaaatgttaTGCAGCGGTGACTGCgcaaaccatttcgctcgctgcgccatccctcgactgtagacgacgaagtgctggctatgatgcaccgccttaaccTGTGCCCATGTCGGACCCAACTATCGCCTTCAGGGCTCCAACGGTCGATATATCCACACGTCCGGCCACTACACATGCAAGTCAGCTAACATAATATATGCAATATTTTGTTCTATCTGCCCAAATCTTCTATACATCGGAGAAACCGAGAGGAAACTACACGAAAGGGTTCCGCGAACACCGCCGCCTAATGCTTTTACAACAGTCAGATAACATCAGCCATCACGAAATGACTCTGATTTCCAAGCATTTTTCCAGTTCGACCCATAGTGCTGATAGTCGTCTCGAGTTATCGTTCTTCGATCCGGCATCAACAATTCTAATTCACGTAAACGGGAAGGAAGCCGCCTTATCTACCACGTCAACTCGACTCATCCCGGAGGTCTTAATGAAAGACTCATTTTAGGATTCTAGTTTGTCTGCACGTGTTGTAACATGCCGCCCTCTTACACGGATCTCGTCATTCTCGTGTTAGCCCCCTAGCGGGCTGGGCGATATATACAACATGTTTCCCGACATCCCCCGCATTCCGTCCCTCTAAtctgaagaagagccttcgctcgaaacgtcccccaagttccccccccccctttctttgCTCtcctcttcggtacaccagttccCCCCTTTTTGTCTCTCTGTGCACGTGTATACCTGGCAGCCCTTTTGGATTTTCGTTCACATGTGGCATGTACCTTGCATTAGGATGGGATAGTTCGGAAAACTTAAAAAGATAATTGGCGATAGCTTCCTTAATACTGCTTATCAGACGCAAAAGTTTTAATTTATCACCTTGTAATTTATACTCTTACTTTATATCGTGGAAAGTAAGGTTGTTGTTTACGTACCCTGCACAGTCCATAGCTAAACACTTGTTTTCGGGGTTTTATATTTCTTGAAAATCAGAGACAAAAATCCGGTTTTAGTTCAGCCGCTGTAAAATATTGGGAAATATCGGGTGAAAAAGCAAGATCAAACAAAAAGTGCTTCTCGCATTTCAGATGAACAGGAGATGCTGAACCGGATCCCTAAACTACAAGATCCTACTCATAAACTGTACGCAAGGTTCCTCGCGTTttacactatacagggtgtccacgtgtcattgaattataataaaaaaactacgccacctagaatcatgcggtcaacagcatttgttcttattaggtttttgccacctcctaatgtgaatgtcatgtactccaagtttaattatgtaaatatttgcgaactgaactcggaaatttgccaagtaaaggtcacttttttaccccaccaatatgaagagcgtgccgaattcacccaaattcatgataattcacagtgaaattcacgagctatcctatcggaaaaaatagccgaatatcatgcttttcggagcaccggaccatagcgcgcgatgacgttttgagcgcaatcgctctcagtgcgacgaaaggaggttccgaagccagcacagagagtgatagtagaaaaagtaacagttcctaaaattgggagagggaaagcattattccagagaaagtcggacgtgataagccgtgcctcttttatctctttctgcgatgtcgcagagggctgggtttccaacctcctttcgtcggactgacaaagattgcgctgaaaaattcatcgtgcgctattctgtgcgacctccgtagagcatgatgttcggctattttttccaaagggatagctcctgaatacccctgtcaattatcataaaattgactaaattagacacgctcttcacattggtggggtaaaaaagtgacctttactaggcaaatttccgacttaagctcgcaaaaatttacataattaaacttacgttacacgacattcacatgaggaggtggcaaaaacccagtaagaacaaacgcCATTGACCGCaggctctaggtggtgtagttttttttattataattcaatgacacgttttctgggacaccctgtatatgtgcacGCAGAGTTACGTAATGTAGCGTTGTAGCGCTATGTGCAGATAACGTGCAAATACGTAGTATAAATATACCTACGTATAGTCGTGTTCAGGCTAAGAACAGCATAGCCGCTTGATCTTTATTTTCCTATATTTAACCACCACAAGCCAACAGAGGTTTGAAACGTTGTATGTAGAATATATTCGGGTCACGTTTACGTGTGGCGAAAGTTATATTTGATATGTAACTGTAATGAAAATATATAGTAAAGTTTCACTTGAGTGCCAGAGGTACCGTTCATAGGTAGAACACGACTATAAAAGGGCGGAGTGGGTTACAACTGAGCAACTCTGCAAGCCAGAGACGTCTTTGACAGTTCTATATGGACACTTGACATCCTATCTGGCTGCTCCCATTCTTCAACCGTATTCTGGCAGGGGTGAAATGCATTGAAGAGCAAACTCCGACAGCCTGTGAATACTTCGCTTCCTGCGTATGAAGGGAGATCCGATAATTAAATGCCAGATAAGACGTTGTGGATGATTTCCCGCGAGGGGGCTTGCTCGGTCCGGTCGCTCGCATTGCCACTGCTTTTGGCGGGGGTCGTGGGGCATTCGTGTGTACGGTACTTCTATATATTGGTGCATGTATGTAGAGCATCGTGAAGGGAAATGTGCGCCTGTGAAATGTACGGCTCTTGTCCGGAACCCACGTGCAAAAGACGCCATCCCTCTCTTGAGGTGTGAAATCGACCAAAGGGTTGGACATAGAACCAAAGGAGGTTCGCGATGCGTTGAGAGGTTCTTCAGTGCAAGGATTGCCACATTCTTAATTATTTGTTAGATGAGGACAAATAAATACAGATCAGAATGTGCGCGTTGTCGCTGAAAGACGCGATGAATAAGGGGCTGTGGTATTGTAGGGTATGTTGGAGGAGGATTTCGTTCAGATGCAGGCAGGGCCATGATCCCTTTTGGGTCTCCAATTTTCTACAttatcttcttttctttgtttttatgAGTTATTCCCACCCGTGGCATGAACGTCACAGTTGGTCCTAAGTTCCACAACGAAGCGACTCGCGAGATATAAAATGACGAGTGTGAGCCGCCGGACCCCTGGTTTGGCTTCGACGTATTTTTTTCCCCACATTGAAGCACACCATCCTGGCGTCTTTAACGGCCACCGCATCGACGTTTTTTGTCGCTTATTGATCGTGGAACGAACGGTGTTGTTCAGGCCACAGGTGCGATTAACTCACAAAAATAATAGGGAAACCCTGAGACCCAAAGTGGACGGCCCTGCATGGCCCTGGAGAAAAGTCCGCAATCGCAGATACGGGTTACGCTTTATTTGACCATCTTCGATGCCCTTCTGTCTCGTTCCAGATCGTGtctatacccctgtcacacggtaAACCGAATGatattcccagcgaatgacaatcgcaccgaatgtcatttgtttgtcttacatcgagctacacgaagaaacagaatgtcattcgcaaatgatgccagtgtcgataattaagacaccagggccaAACATATGAAACATGCATGCAGGTAcattagttatatttttatttcttttgctcgaaactagcgaaacattgGATTATTTCACAGAATCGTTGCCTTTTCAAAGACACCTAATTGGCTAATTCCCATAAGCAAAGACGACTAAGAAGCCTTTGGAATACAGTACAGGGAGAGCAAGTAGGTGACGATGTTTATTGGATGGTGCTTGGGAGAAGAATGAAAAAGCGTGAGCAATCGCGTGGGCGTGCAGGCGCTGAGTCGTCGTCTTCAACATAGTATTCAACAGCCTGCCACCCACAGATGAGAACGACGTAGTGTTTCAAGATTTCGACTATTTTTCTTGTGACTCGAGCTTGTAGAGGTGCTGGACGGGTCTCCTGAGTATCGTTCTACCAGGAGTCCTAATCAGACATACCCTAACTCGTCCATCTGAACCTGTGAAAACTTTCTCAACGAGGGCCATTTTCCATTGAAGCCTGGGACAGTTGGGCTCTTTGACGAGAACTAAATCTCCGGTTCGAACGTCGCAGTCGTTTGTCCCTTTGGAGTGGTATGCAGAACGTAGTTCCGAGAGGTATTCTTGCTGCCACCTATTCCATACTGCATTGAGGTAGTGCAGCTGTCTTTTCAATGTCTCCCTTATCTTCGTGGACGATGAGTCATGGATTGTGTTCCGCGATGTGGTGGATTCCGTCGATGGTGGTGCGAGTAGACGTCTTCCCATTATCATGGTTGCTGGAGTGAGTGGTGTCGGCTCGGAGTTTTCGTTGTAAACAAAGGTTATAGGTCTTGAGTTCATCATCGCCTCCACCTCAGCCAGCAGAGTTTGCATTTCGATGAAGTCTACGACGTTCCTGGACAGGGTTTTCCTCAATGCTGATTTTACGGATCTTATCAGTCTTTCATAAAAGCCACCCCACCATGGTGCGCGCTCCGGTATGAATTTCCAGCCGATTCCGTTACGTGAAGAATAGTCCTGCACCAGTGGGTCCGTTAAGATCCTCTGTATGTTCCGAATTTCTCTTGCGACCTTTTTGAACGTCAAGGCATTGTCCGAGTAGATGGTTTGGCAGATTCCCCTACGAGCTGTAAATCTTCGGAAGGCTTGCAAGAACTTGATCGCCGACATGTCCTCGCACAGCTCTAGGTGCACAGCCCTTGTGACGGCACAAGTGAAGAGGACAATGTAGCCCTTGTGGTAGTTCCTCCTTCGCTTCAACATTACTGGTCCCGCAAAATCGATGCCGGTGACCTCGAAGGGATGACTCATCGTCACTCTGTCAGGTGGAAGTTGGCCATCAGGTTGTGTCAGATGCCTTGCGTCGTTTCTTCTGCATGTCACGCAACCTCGTAGTATTCGCTTGACCTGTTGGCGTGCTCGGAGTATCCAGAACCTTTCGCGTAGCTGCACTAAAGTGTCACGCACTCCGCAGTGGAAAACTTGTCGATGGGACTGTAAAATTAAAAGGCGAGCATAATGCGAGTGAGTTGGCAGTATGATTGGATGACATTCCGAAAATGTTTGACGACTACCACCCATTCGTCCTCCAAGCCTGAGGATGCCGTCGTCGTCAATAAATGGCCTTAGATCTTTCAACTTCGATGTTCGCTTAAGTGCATTGTTGCTTCCGAGTGCGCTGATTTCGTCCGCGAATGCAGATTCTTGTTCTTGCCTTACCCAGTAGCGTTCGGCCTGTTGAATCTCACTAGCgcttaagggaccgttgatccgACCTATTCCTCTGGAGTTTTTGGTGAATCGAATTATCCACGCTGTTACACGATGGAGGTTATTGACATTGCTGAATCGTCCCAGAACCATCACTGGATCCGAGCACGATGGTGCGATGGTTTGGAGCACAACCTGCTCTTTATGAACGTGAGTGCGTGTCATCTCATTGACTTCAGGAGATGGCCATTTGTCATCAGATTGCGCCAGCCATGATGGTCCTTTCCACCACAGCTTGGACTGAAGCAATTTCTTGGGACTTGTTCCTCGCGTCAACAAGTCGGCTGGATTTGCTTCTGTTCCCACGTATCTCCATCGATCTTTCTCTACCTTCTGTTGAATTTCTGTGACCCTGTTGCGCACAAACTGCGGCCAGCGGTTTGCGTCCCCTCGTATCCATTGCAAAGCAATCATTGAATCTGTCCAAAAGAAATCTGAGGTGGTGAGCTTGAAATTGTCCCGCAAGTAGCTGGCGAGACGAGCTGACATCAGCGCACCAAGTAGTTCCATACGAGCTAGAGTAACCTCCTTCACTGGTGCTATTCTTGATCTTGCTGCGATCAGTTGTGTTTTGTATCCGTCCGCGCAGCCGCCGAGACGTAGATAAACAACGGTACCGTACGCGCCGGGGCTAGCATCAGAGAAAAAGTGTAGCTGTGGCTGGATCTCAGTGCTCATGTCCGGTAAGTAACAACGTGGTATTTCAATGTCTTTGAGATCCTGGAGCTCGTTGTGCCAAGCGCCCCATTTACGAGCGATATCATCTGTTAGCGGAGCATCCCACTCCAACCCGTGCTTCCAGATTTCCTGTAGGAGCATCTTTCCGGTGACGGTGTACGGAAGGATGAAGCCCAATGGGTCATATATTTGTGCCACAGAGCGCAGCACCTGTCGTTTCGTGGTCATGCCGTTGTACTCTCCTGATATGCGGTGGAAGTCAAGTGGTAGAGACAGCGTATCCTGCTCCTGGTTCCAAGGAATGCCAAGTACTTTCGTTGTGTTTCCAATCAAAACAGCATCCGGTTCTGACTTAAACTTCTCGCGCATCGCATAACTGTTCGAACCCCATTTTTGGAGCTTCATGGAAGCCTTTCCAAACAGCTGTAAGGTTTCGGTGTACATCTCCTCTGCCTCCTCCTGGTTCGCCGCACCAAAAATGACGTCGTCCACGTAAATGGAATTTTCAAGTATCCTTGCTAGTCTCGGATGCTCACTGGCGTGCCGCTGGATATGGTGCTGTAACGTGGCTGCCAGGAGGAACGTGCTAGGGGCCGTGCCGAAAGTCACCCTAGTCATGCGCCACGTTTCAACGTTAGGCAGTAGCTGGCCGTCTACCGGCGTGGTGCTGTACCACAGCAACCTAAGCGCGTCTCTGTCATCCTCGTGTATGGCGATCTGTAGGAATGCCTTCTGTACATCCGATACCAAGGCTACTGGATAAAGGCGGAAGTTCATAAGTAGTGGCATGATATCCGGATTTAGGTTGGGGCCCGCGTTCAGATTATCATTGAGCGAGCTGGTGCCAGCTTCATGAGAGGATGCGTCGAAGACGATCCTCATCTTTGTAGTTATTCGATCCTCCCTGATGACTGCGTGATGCGGCATGTAGTATATGTGTGCTGCATTTTGGGCCTGATCCATTTCCTGGGTAACCTTTTCTGCTACTCCAGAGACAAGATATTCACGTATGGCTGCGTCGTATCTCGCCATTAACCCCTGTGACTTGGTTAGACGCCTCGTGACTTGTGAAAGACGTTTCTCCGCAATGTGCTTGTTGTCTAGCATTGACACAACTGGTTTCCACGGCAAGGCAACTGAATACCTGTCGTTCTTCAACTGAATGGACGTCTTGAAGTTATCGAGGACAAAGTGATGCTGTGCTGCGTCTGTCTCATCGCAACGTATGCCGATGCTGTCCAAGTTCCAAATTCGCTCCATCATGTCGTTCACCGCTTCGCGATGTTGGCTTGCGTGCAACACAGTCACCGTGTGACAGCTTGCTGTGCGCACCACGTTTGGTAGAGAGCATGGTCCTTGCAGCGTCCAGCCAAGTGTCGTTTCGACGGCTTGTACACCTTGATACACCGGAAGAGTGCGCCCGGTAACAAATTCCCAGTAGTGGTCCGCACCAATCAGAATCTCTATTTGTTGACGTAGGGCACCGTCGCGACAGtcggctattgccagcttgtactgctgcatgtgcTCTTTGATGACATCAGGTGGAACGTCCAAGACTTGAGAGCATATCTGTTCCACCACCAGGGCTGTTATCTTTTGATGTTCACCTCTTCCATGCATAGTCCTTAAACTGAGCTCAACGGCTTCCAGTACTTCTGGACGATTGTGTTGAACTCCGAATGCCCCAATGGAGATGTGCTCTGTGCGAACGATCTGACATCCGAGTGCTTTCGACAAGTGACGAGTGATGAACGTGCGTTGACTGCCGCCGTCGAAGATTAGGCGCGTGAAGACTTCCTCCTTAGTTGCGTGTGCCCAGGCTGTGGCGGTCTGAAGTAGAATGCGTTGGGGGGAGCGATTGACTGTGGTCTTCAGAGTGACTGCCGCGGACGTTCCGGGAGCAGGGGCAGATGGCCGAGGCTTATATTCTGGGTCGCACATCGTCGTTGCGTGGTGACCGGCACATTTGTGGCATTTTGGGCGGGTTCTACAATGTCTTGCAGCGTGATTCGGCTTGCAACATCTGAAGCATCGGCGTTGCTCTGCTAATACGTGTTTCTTTTCGGCAAGAGACTTTGTGCTTGTACAATCTGCTATCGCATGGCTTGTCATGTTGCAAAAGAGGCAGCGTTCATTTCCCTTGCCTGCCTTGACCATGTTTTGCAATGTGACCACTGGACGACCATTCGCCGGTTTAAATTTGCGAAAGTGCGGCGTCTTTGTGGGGTCATGTTCGGGAGGAGATTGAAAGGTACGCTGGGTGATTTCTTCGCGGTGCCTTACTTCGTTTCCTAGGAAGGTCAGTAATGACTTCAACGCGTTGTTGTGAAACGATGTGCCTGTAGAGGCTGATGTCAAAGCGGTTGATGTCGAAGCGGTTGATACCGTTTTCTCGGTAAGTACACGGTTAAATTGCAATGCCATATCCATCGGAAGAGATCTCAGCAAGATCGGGTACAGCATAGAGCAGTAAGACTCTGTAGTAGTGCCAAGGCAGTTCAGTCCTCGAATGTGAGCCTGGACTGTGTCATATAGCCTCCGCAAGTCGTAGAGATGTCGGCTCGAACGTACGGGTTCGATATCCGCCAGGCTTTTGAGGTGTTCTTGAATTAGTAGATTATCGTTGCCGAAACGATTGCGGAGAATCTCGACGGCAGATTCGTAAGTGCCAGGAGTCAACTGTAGACCTTCCACGGCGTTCGCAGCTTCCCCTTGTAGTGCAGCCATTAGGTACTGCATCTTGCTACTCTCAGGGAGTGAGGCATTGGTGTGGATAGTCACATTGAATTGACTCCAAAATTGCTGCCAGTGACATCGTTTGCCGTCGAACTTCAGCATTTCTAGTTTGGGAAGGCGAACAGCGGCTTGCGTTTGTGGTGCTTGAACGGTGTGTACCCGCGCAGGGGAGGCATCTCCCTGTGGATGTGCGATGGCAGGGATATCAGAGGTGGTCACAGCACGTCTACGGGCGTCGACGTGTGCCTTTGCCATGAAGAGGGTCATTTCCAATCTGTTTTGATAATCCAGCTGCTTCGTGAACTCCTGGTCAAACTCATCTTCAGTAAGAAGAGGTTCGATCTGACTATCGACTTCTTTGAGAGAGGCGTTGAGGCTGTGTAGCCTGTCGATGCGTGCTGCCAATTCGGTAATGTCCTGAGGTTCTTCACCCGCCGTTCGTCGGTCAAGATCGTTCTGGATCGTCGTCACCTGGTTCCGCAGAATCTTGCGCTTTTTGTTCAGCTGAGTTCGGTCCATCGCTCAAGCTCCCTGTAGTCTTCCCGGTCAGTACTTGTTGCGTTCTggatcctggtcacggcaccacTTTGGAATACAGTACAGGGAGAGCAAGTAGGTGACGATGTTTATTGGATGGTGCTTGGGAGAAGAATGAAAAAGCGTGAGCAATCGCGTGGGCGTGCAGGCGCTGAGTCGTCGTCTTCAACATAGTATTCAACAAAGCCTATATCTGCACCATacttggcaacgtggcgactgggaacCAGGGTAATTCTCCAAAAAACTGTgtttagccttccttccttcgcgTCAAAAGctatcaaattcgtgataaaatattgaagtgcaacttttcattcgtctttcatttcCTCGAACGGTTTGTCGAGGGTACGCTGAGGGTActactgcgagggtacgctgtcggtgcgagcgaatgagttccccgaactcattcgcatgtattgccatttgatttcaccgcGTGATACGAAACGAATGGCATTCAATGCGAacatcattcgctgggaatgacattcaatttgccgtgtgacaggggtattagtcagGCAGCGTAGAGGCTCTGTTAGCTGAGCTACGGGATGAATCTACCAGATTATCATGCAGAGAAGGCTCCTAACTTGTGACACGTTTTTTTAGATGACATATTAAGAAAGGTCTGGATTTTAGCGGGATGTGGTGCGCCTCTTACTGAGAAAATATGTCTGAAGAATGTTCGTTCACGCTGGAAGGACGATctgttctctctttttttttatctcggTGTAAGGCCACGGTCGGTTAAACGTCTCAAGGTAGTGGTCGTATACATCATGGTGTCGTCGTTTATGTTTATCACATCATGTCGTCATGTTCATCACATCATATAGTGTTTATGGAATTAGTGAATGGAATGGAACGGAATTAGCTTATGGAACAACTGAGTTATTGCCTGTAGCGGACTTTTCTCCGACGACACAGGTGCATTGAGTCCGTGTGATTTTGTCGTGTCCCTGCTCTCAATCAAGAGGGAGTGGGACCTGTGTCTCACAATGCCGTTGGCTAGACCGGGATCCAACTATAGGTCACTGGTGGACCTTAGTCATGTGTCATGTTGAGGCAGCTTCACGTCGTATATCAAACATACCAAGGGAAAGAGAGTAACAGATGTAGAGAGTCGAATACCACATTCATTCACATTTATATTATCTATTAAAATAACATCATTCACAGGTGTGCTCCAGGTCTAATAAAGTGACATTATTGCATGGTTACGTTGGTTTGTCTTGTTACAGTACTACAAGGAAACAACCTAACCAGCCTCACTCTCACTGTTTCAGTTCACACAGCACAACATGCCACACAAAATGTAGAGAACAACAATGACGTCCGAAACGCTATACAAAAAGGTATCTACAAGGCTTTTTTCAGCGTACATCCTTCTTCCTGGATATTCATGGATATGTTTACGGGATCTTTGTGGGGGTAGCacaattcgtcaggtgacgaattcaatatcttccccttatatatatatattcgaaCTCAAACTCACCACTTTCGTCATCCTTCCTCgtccgacaaagaaaaaaatataagcGATTCCGAGCGTTGGATGCATCATTCAACTTTCCATGTGCAATCAGTCTTCTATACAGAATGTTGCGCTCTCACTCGAGCTTCGATATTTACGGTAATTAGTCAATAACGCCTACGCCGTCACCATCCTTATTGTATCCAACTTTATACGAAATTACGTTCAGAGCAACAGCTGTTGCAGTCCTGCCAGTGTTTCCAACACTGTTTCCAGCGACGCAAACAAGCGAAAAAGCGCTTTGAATGAAAGCCATGTCGCGGCGTCTGAAACAACAAGGGACATCCCAATAGGGAAGAAAGGCGCCGACTGAAAGATTTCTCATTTACGGGCACGTTGTGACACTCGGTAATCTTCGGGATAGGCGACCATTATCTAAGGAAAGTGTTGAGAGAAACCTGAACAATGGGCTGCATGAGAAAATGACTGTCACTCTAAGTGTCTAGGGAAAAGTCTGATTGTTATGCGCGCCGTCTCGGAAATGGTCGCTCTGTTGTTTCTTGAAACAAATTTCTTGCCTCGCTGCTAAATTTGATGAAGGGACTTAGAAGCACCGTATTAAACGAACGTCGCGCGGCCATGCACAAAGAAAAGTAATGAAGGCTGCATGTGAGCACCTCTCAATTCTTGCTCAGTTGCTCAACAGGAAAGCATCCCCGCTTCCACTATTAAAACTTTGCCGTTCGACTATGCCTAAGACGACTTACTTTATTTTCCTGAAGGGTTTTGGGGCGACGTACCTCTGTGTACCGGCGTACTTGTGTACCACACATTCCCCGTACACTGGAGTGGACGTATTCGGCAACACCTTAAAGAAATGAGTTTGCAGAGACGACCCCGGTCATCTTGTCGGAGGAAACATACATGAGACAAGTACAGTGTATATGGAGAAACGGCAGATGCGCAGTAATCTTGTGTTCTGTTAAAAAAGACACATACACAAAATGCAGACTCTGTTATTACAGTGACCAGGGTAAAAGAAGAAGTAAAGTGTGGTAATATTAAACGAGTAAAACAGATTAAAGCAGGAGCGGTGAAGGGATACGTGCATCGGAAAGCAAAATAGCACTATGGTAATTCGCCACGAACACACGTTGGAACTTTCCTCCCCAGTCCTTGTACAGACCTGGAAATTCTGTCCTTATGCTCCAGCCTCGAAGCCAAGGCTTCCCTTGACTCACCTCATAAGACCATCATCATCAATACCAATTTTGAACGCATTCTTCTTCCCTTTGAAACACCTCCACGCTCTACAAACGTAAATGGGTGCTCCAATTGTCTCTCCCAGCTCATTTCCAAATCAATATATTTTCCTTCCTTCCCGCCCAGAAGAAACGCAAGAAGCCCTGACGACGGACGCCTCGCTAAATAAAAACGCAGAAATAATCCGACAAAATAAAAGCCTGTTCCCCTCAAAGCAAGCCATGGTTCCATTTATAGCTTCGTTTTATAATGGGGTATCCCTCTGTGTTTGCTTTAGCACGCTGCTTCCGATATGTAACAGCTGGGCACTGTTAGCCTCCTCCAAAGTAAAAGCAGTAAGGGTGAACGCATGCGCACTTTGGTTGTTCACACACCCAACGGACGCTGGCTGCCCGAGCTATATCCCAAGGTCCATCAAGTGCACGGGGCGTGCCCTTGGCTTTAGGTTCTTTTGCCTCGATTTGTGTCTTTTCGCTCCATTGGGTACCTAGAAGGAAGCTAAAGTTCCTCAGTTATTCATACCGAGGGAAGATGTTATCCCCGGTCTTTAGTAGCACGCTGTTCCTACTGAAGTGAGGGTATGGGCACGACCATAATGGAGGTGAGATGGTTTCGAAGAGGAGGCACATCCGACAGCAATTTCATTGTAGATGGAAGTGCGCGGCTTAGGGATGTCCCTAATCGAGATATAAGGCGGTGATAAGCATGATGGCGGCAGGGGAATGGATTAGCGTTGTTTGTCCATCAGTGCTATAATTTGACGGCGTGCCCTTGTGGATACCCGTTACTCTTCGGCATTTCGATCCTTGTTGAATACCTGTTTACAAAAGATGACTAAACGGAAACGCTTCCATTCCAAAACAATACGACGAGCTCGTCTCACAAATGAGAGCTGAACatgggtggtccaccaaccatgatagaaattcatagtaaaaaacccTTTCCCctctcgtgtggcgtgtcaatgtaacctcctttcttcgcagttttgcgctcaaactacgagccgtcaaaaaagaagCGGacccaagggctcatttccacggattttcggcgaatttatttcggcaattgccattgcattacgagtgggattatgggc
It contains:
- the LOC135384971 gene encoding uncharacterized protein LOC135384971; translated protein: MDRTQLNKKRKILRNQVTTIQNDLDRRTAGEEPQDITELAARIDRLHSLNASLKEVDSQIEPLLTEDEFDQEFTKQLDYQNRLEMTLFMAKAHVDARRRAVTTSDIPAIAHPQGDASPARVHTVQAPQTQAAVRLPKLEMLKFDGKRCHWQQFWSQFNVTIHTNASLPESSKMQYLMAALQGEAANAVEGLQLTPGTYESAVEILRNRFGNDNLLIQEHLKSLADIEPVRSSRHLYDLRRLYDTVQAHIRGLNCLGTTTESYCSMLYPILLRSLPMDMALQFNRVLTEKTVSTASTSTALTSASTGTSFHNNALKSLLTFLGNEVRHREEITQRTFQSPPEHDPTKTPHFRKFKPANGRPVVTLQNMVKAGKGNERCLFCNMTSHAIADCTSTKSLAEKKHVLAEQRRCFRCCKPNHAARHCRTRPKCHKCAGHHATTMCDPEYKPRPSAPAPGTSAAVTLKTTVNRSPQRILLQTATAWAHATKEEVFTRLIFDGGSQRTFITRHLSKALGCQIVRTEHISIGAFGVQHNRPEVLEAVELSLRTMHGRGEHQKITALVVEQICSQVLDVPPDVIKEHMQQYKLAIADCRDGALRQQIEILIGADHYWEFVTGRTLPVYQGVQAVETTLGWTLQGPCSLPNVVRTASCHTVTVLHASQHREAVNDMMERIWNLDSIGIRCDETDAAQHHFVLDNFKTSIQLKNDRYSVALPWKPVVSMLDNKHIAEKRLSQVTRRLTKSQGLMARYDAAIREYLVSGVAEKVTQEMDQAQNAAHIYYMPHHAVIREDRITTKMRIVFDASSHEAGTSSLNDNLNAGPNLNPDIMPLLMNFRLYPVALVSDVQKAFLQIAIHEDDRDALRLLWYSTTPVDGQLLPNVETWRMTRVTFGTAPSTFLLAATLQHHIQRHASEHPRLARILENSIYVDDVIFGAANQEEAEEMYTETLQLFGKASMKLQKWGSNSYAMREKFKSEPDAVLIGNTTKVLGIPWNQEQDTLSLPLDFHRISGEYNGMTTKRQVLRSVAQIYDPLGFILPYTVTGKMLLQEIWKHGLEWDAPLTDDIARKWGAWHNELQDLKDIEIPRCYLPDMSTEIQPQLHFFSDASPGAYGTVVYLRLGGCADGYKTQLIAARSRIAPVKEVTLARMELLGALMSARLASYLRDNFKLTTSDFFWTDSMIALQWIRGDANRWPQFVRNRVTEIQQKVEKDRWRYVGTEANPADLLTRGTSPKKLLQSKLWWKGPSWLAQSDDKWPSPEVNEMTRTHVHKEQVVLQTIAPSCSDPVMVLGRFSNVNNLHRVTAWIIRFTKNSRGIGRINGPLSASEIQQAERYWVRQEQESAFADEISALGSNNALKRTSKLKDLRPFIDDDGILRLGGRMGGSRQTFSECHPIILPTHSHYARLLILQSHRQVFHCGVRDTLVQLRERFWILRARQQVKRILRGCVTCRRNDARHLTQPDGQLPPDRVTMSHPFEVTGIDFAGPVMLKRRRNYHKGYIVLFTCAVTRAVHLELCEDMSAIKFLQAFRRFTARRGICQTIYSDNALTFKKVAREIRNIQRILTDPLVQDYSSRNGIGWKFIPERAPWWGGFYERLIRSVKSALRKTLSRNVVDFIEMQTLLAEVEAMMNSRPITFVYNENSEPTPLTPATMIMGRRLLAPPSTESTTSRNTIHDSSSTKIRETLKRQLHYLNAVWNRWQQEYLSELRSAYHSKGTNDCDVRTGDLVLVKEPNCPRLQWKMALVEKVFTGSDGRVRVCLIRTPGRTILRRPVQHLYKLESQEK